CATCTTACTTGGGGACTcactgtgtgtctctctctcccagagCTCCAGAGCCTTCTCGTTCTCCCCAACTTCCATCTCTTGTTGCCATAACAATGAAACACAGCGTGTTAATTTCCTATGGCTGTTGTGACAAAGaaccacaaacttggtggtttaaaacaacgcATATTATTCTGGGAGGTCAGAAGCCTGATGTGGATCTTGCtgggctaaaattaaggtgtcggcagggctggctccttctggaaGCCCCAGGGTTCCAGCTTCTAAAGGCCACTTTCATTCTGTGGCTCACAGCACCCGCCTTCTCCTTCTTCAAAGCCAGTAGCGGCTAGTGACATCTTCCTCACACCCAGTCCTTCGAATGCTGActgttctgcctccctcttccctgtttAAGGACTCGTGAGATGACACTGAGCCCCTGTGGTTAATCGAGAACAATCTTTCCATCTCCCCATCAGCTGGTTAGGAACCTTAATTCTATGCAAATATATCTACCCCTtgccctttgccatgtaacataacacGTTCACAGGTTGAGAGGGATTACAATGTGGACCTTTTTGTGAGGAGAGACGCTCGCTCAGTCCAGCATATGCAGTGAGGTCACAAGGGCCTCTGTGACCTCATCATCCCCTGGGACCCAAGTTTACAAGGCGCCCCTCCCACAAGGTTGCTAGATGGGCAAACCTCTCGCcagggatttgaacctgggtgTCAGCTACCATGGGAGCCCAACCTGAGGAAGCTCAGAAACCTTGCTCAAGGGTCCAGACCCTGTTTAAGAGGGTCAAGGCCTTACTCACCAAAGccaacaccccacccccacccccaccccacttccgGAACCCAGGCTGTACTCACGTGTATGGGTACGTGTTTGGGCACGTGCGTGAAAGTGAACTGGAGCATCTCCCATCACAGCAGGTGAGTTTGGGAACCACAGGCCTCCCAGCACCTCTAGTCAGGACTGCAAGGACAGAAGGCCCGCCCGCTCTGCATGGCCCGCTCCCCTCCAAGCAGACCTGGAATTCCACCATGAAGCAGTGGGGACCAGGTTCGGCCTTTGACCAGGACGGGGTTCTAGAGACGTGTCTGGGAAGGAGCTTCAGCCTGGCTGAGTGTGGGCGGGAGCTGGGTCTGTCCCGCAGGTGCTGGACACGGGAGAGCAGCTCATGGTCCCCGTGGACGTCCTGGAAGTGGATAACGAGGGAGCTCTGTGGAAATTTCTCCTCTCGGGAGCCACGGCTGGGGCAGTGTCTCGCACCGGCACGGCCCCTCTGGACCGGGCCAAGGTGTACATGCAGGTGCGtggggagcccagccctggggccatgggggtggggatggtcGGAGGTGGAGCTGATGGAGTTCAGGATGGGGGTGAGGGTGCAACCAGAAATCGGTCCGAGCGTGGGATTGGGACAGGGGTTGGAGTTAGAAGGGTCTGAATGGAGATGTGGTGGGGGTTGGAGTTGAAGACATTGAAAGGATGGTACCAGGAACAGGGATAGCGTTGGGGATGTGGTCTTTGGGTGGCTTTGAAGACAAAAGAGGACTGGAGAGGAGGTAAAGATGAAGGATGAGATGGGAATGTGGGCTGGCGTTGGGTTTGGGTCTGGGTTGTGCCGGAGAATTCTGGGACCAGCTAGGGAAGGTGTTGAAGAAGgaatggggatgggagggggtaGCGTAGGAGTGGGGcagctggggacaggagaggggtTGAGCTCCAAGCTGGGATGAAGATGGAGACGGGGTGGAGTGCTCCTCACAGGCGGGGGGGCCTCCCTATCCCCAGGTCTACTCCTCCAAGACGAATTTCATGAACCTGCTGGGAGGTCTCCGGAGCATGGTCCAGGAGGGGGGGTTCCGCTCCCTGTGGCGCGGCAACGGTATGAACGTACTCAAGATCGCCCCGGAGTACGCCATCAAGTTCTCCGTTTTCGAACAGGTAGGGGGATGGTCTGCtttcctcagccccaccctcaaGCCCTCACCCCTCCTGTACCCTCTGCCCCCCACTCAAAAAAAAGCCCAGATCCTTATCCATGACGCACTTTCACCCTCCAAGTCTGAGAGCTCTTCCCCGGGATGAGTGTCAGGAAGGCAGAAGGTTAACTATTCTCTCATGTTCCTCTCTCCTGTCGCAGTGTAAGAACTACTTCTGTGGAGTGCATGGGTCCCCACCCTTTCAGGAACGTCTCCTTGCTGGCTCCCTGGCTGTGGCCACTTCCCAGACGCTCATCAACCCCATGGAGGTAAGAGAATCTCTGCCCCGCAGAAGATGAAACAAATAAAGATGAGTTggcacctgctgctgctgcttccttccctccccctcctcctccgccttctcctcctctccttcatgTAAGATATGTATCAAACTTATTCTAGGTGGCTACCCAGGCACCTCAACCCTGTTTACTGACTGggtcctctccttccccccaccctccatgaCCCGAGGTGCCACCATTGTAATTTGCTAAATTCCTGTATACATGTGGTTTCCTTCTGACCTTTCTTTTCGTTGTCTTGGTGTCTTTATGCAAtactatcttttatttattttaatgaatagaCTTGATTTTGTAGAGCAGTTTTAAGCTTACAGAAAacttgagcagaaagtacagcgTGTTCCCCTGCACCTCTCTGCATATGTACAAAGTTTCCACCGTTATTGAGCATTTGGGCAGTACATTTGTTACCACTGATGAGCCAATGTGGATACATGGTTATGAACTAAAGCCCAGAGCTGATATTAGGGTTCACATTTTGTGTTGTACATGCTGTGGATTTTGACAAACATGTGACATGTAGCCACCGCAATAGCATCACACAGAAttgtttcactgccttaaaaagtTGCTGTATTCCATCTactcacctctccctccttcccccggTCCCTGGCCACCAATGATCATTTTACCGTCTATGTAGTTTTGCTTTCAGTCTTTAATTTCTGAGTCTTGATATTATGTCTATTTTCCATCCCTGCTCTTCCTTATCACATTTCTGGGCtattctcattgtttttttccatttaaacttTAGAAGCAACCTGCCTCGTTTGGAATACAAGATCCTCTActggtatttgtttttttcctgggaTGGTGTTCAATTCATACATAAGAAAGTCTCCTTTTTTGTCCCTTAATGGtcctttaaagttttctttatataattcttGCCCTTGTCTAATTGAGTTTCTTCTGAAGTGTTTTGGTTTTCAATTGCCACATAACAAAAGACCACAcagtggcttttttaaaaaagaaatttatttttaaatcaatttttatatatagtaattatcatttgcaaacctcaaacttccaaatttatcccttcccaccccctgtctccaggtaatcataagattgtttactgtctgtgagtctgtttctgttttgtagatgagttcattatcagtggcttaaaatgataCAGATTTATTATCATGGCTCATGGCTTCTGTGGGTCATGTTTGGGCACTGGCTAGCTGGATTCTCTGCTCATCATTTGATCAGGtagaaatcaaggtgtcggctgGGCTACTAACGAACCCACCTGAGGCTTGGGGCTCCTCTGCCAAACTCCCTGGTTGTTGGTGTGATTCAGTCCCTTacggttgtaggactgaggtccttaGCTCCTGGAGACCacactctgctctctgccacaGGGTCCTCCCCACAACACTTTGCTTGTTTAAGACCAACTCCAGAGTGTTTCTGATGCTTCCAATCTTTCCAATGCCTTCTGTCTCTGTCAATCAACTCTCTTTGAAAGGACTCACCTGATTTGGTGAGGCCCACCCAGGACAATTTACctgcaaaatattttcacatttgtcATATCATGTAACCTGATCCAGAGTAGTGACAGCCCATCTCATAGCTCAAGGgtagaagggaagggaaggcctTATACAGAGCATGCACAGCAGGGGGATGGGAAACTTGGGGACCATCTTAGAATTTTGCCTACCACACTTGGTGTGTCTTTTACAAGATTGTAGAGCTGCCAATATtttttaaggtgtttttttttttttaatggaggtactagggattgaacccaggaccctgtgcatgctaagcatgtgttctaccattgagctataccccaacCTTGCTGAACTGCCAATATTTTGGTATTAGATTGTTTCATAAAAATGGCTTCTTTCGGGAAATTGGCAGATCTGGTAGCTGTCACAGACCACACTCGGCTCCTGACACTTCCCTCATCCTCTTGGGCTAAGCGCACACCCAGGTCAAGGGATCTGACGGGTCAGGGTTTGAACTCAGCTGTCCAAATTCTTGGGCAGGTCCCTCCTGTGTAGGTGGGGACAGTGGCCATGGTTGGGGGGGGGTCACTGAAAGGATGAAGTCAAATAAGCCGCCTCACTCCTCATCTCCCCAGGTGCTGAAGACGCGGCTGGCCCTGCGCCGGACCGGCCAGTACAAGGGGCTGCTGGACTGTGCCAGGCAGATCCTGGAGCAGGAGGGCACCCGTGCCCTTTACCGAGGTTATCTGCCCAACATGCTGGGCATCATCCCCTACGCCTGCACTGACCTGGCCGTCTACGAGGTGTGGGTCCTGCAGAGGGTGTGGCAGGTAGCCTGAACCCCAGCCTGGAGACAGCTTCCTCCCGGCCTTTTTTCCTTGCAGATGCTCAGGTGCTTCTGGCTGAAGTCGGGCAGGGACATGGAGGACCCTAGCGGCCTAGTCAGTCTGTCATCTGTGACACTGTCCACAACCTGTGGCCAGATGGCCAGCTACCCGCTGACTTTAGTGCGCACCAGGATGCAGGCCCAAGGTCAGCCTGGCTCTGGGGGCTACCTCgtgggcccctccctgccctgcctccactCTCTGAACTTTCGCATCTCCCAAAACTGACTCCCAAACTTGCCACATCTGATCCTGGCCACATGTGCTGAGCCCTGAACCCACTAGGACTTACACTCCCCCCACACCAGATCCCAGTCTTTAAATTAACCCTACATATGGCTAAAAGGAATGGCCATCTCCCAAATGACTCCCACAAACCTCTCTGAATGTGATCCAGGCCCCCCATACTGACCTCAAGACATTCCCCAAATGACTCCCAACTTCTTCAAATCAGACCCAGCCTTCAATTGGCTCTGAAAGTCAAAATAGTTCCTAAATTGGTCATATCTGATACTTAGACACCCCCAAATTCATAACCACTTCCCCCACTATCCTGGCAACTCCCTAAATGCAACTCCCCCCAGTGGACTCTCAGCCCCTAAACAAATCCTCACACATCCAAGCAGGTCCTCACCCCACCACCTTGAGCTTGAAAATGTCTCCAAATTACTCATCAGCACACTCTCCAAGTCTAGCAGATCttagaaatttaaatgttttctaagatGTTCCCCAAAACAAATCCTGAAAATTCCTGCTCCTCACTCTCCCAAACTGACCAATTTCCTCTAAAAATCTTCCAAACTGCTTTCCAGCTAACACCCAGACCCCCTGCTCCTGGCTTCACTTCCCACCCCTCAGCATTCCAGtccccccccccactcccttcAGGAGGCCAAGTCATCTCTGACCCAGGCTCTGAGTTTGCCCATCCTTGCAGACACTGTGGAGGGCTCGAACCCCACCATGCGTGGAGTCTTCCGGCGGATCCTGGCCCAGCAGGGCTGGCCGGGGCTGTACCGAGGCATGACCCCCACACTACTGAAGGTGTTGCCGGCAGGTGGCATCAGCTACATGGTGTACGAAGCCATGAAGAAGACCCTGGGCATATAAGCAGTGAGCTAGGTGACACACCCTGGGCAGAAATGGACACTGGGAGGATCCAGTGTCCCCTGACCCCAAAGAGCCCTCCACGCTCAGGACCCAGGGCAGCTTTTGTCAGGAGAAGCAGGCTGGGGGCCTGGATTAGAAGATTCCTGGAGCCTCCTCCCCAGGGTGCAGCCTGGGACTAGTTTGGACTCCAGTTTGGCTGTTGTGACTTATCCTGGTTTCAGGGCAAAAGGGTGAATGTGGAGACAACCCAGGAATAAAGAGATGGTTTCCTACTGGATGTGTCTACCTGGGTTCAGGAGGTCAAAGGGGACCTAGATTCCTGGGTCCAAGAGAGGAGCTGGTTATCTGGAATCCCTGGGTCCAGGAGATAAGTTAGGGACCTTGAATCCTTGGTTCCAGGAGGTGAGTTCGGGACGTGGAATCCTGTGTCTAgaatggggctgggggccagTATCAGACCCAGTCCTCAAATGCCTCCAAAAGTCAAAATGGTT
The genomic region above belongs to Camelus ferus isolate YT-003-E chromosome 22, BCGSAC_Cfer_1.0, whole genome shotgun sequence and contains:
- the SLC25A41 gene encoding solute carrier family 25 member 41, with product MGAQPEEAQKPCSRVQTLFKRVKALLTKANTPPPPPPHFRNPGCTHVYGYVFGHVRESELEHLPSQQVLDTGEQLMVPVDVLEVDNEGALWKFLLSGATAGAVSRTGTAPLDRAKVYMQVYSSKTNFMNLLGGLRSMVQEGGFRSLWRGNGMNVLKIAPEYAIKFSVFEQCKNYFCGVHGSPPFQERLLAGSLAVATSQTLINPMEVLKTRLALRRTGQYKGLLDCARQILEQEGTRALYRGYLPNMLGIIPYACTDLAVYEMLRCFWLKSGRDMEDPSGLVSLSSVTLSTTCGQMASYPLTLVRTRMQAQDTVEGSNPTMRGVFRRILAQQGWPGLYRGMTPTLLKVLPAGGISYMVYEAMKKTLGI